The nucleotide window CACATGTTCTCTTTGCCTGCCAGCCAGCTAGGTGTAAAGAACTTGAGGCCCTAGAGAATGAAGCCACCAGATAGAAAGGGCCGGGATTCCTGAATCACTTGTGATGGAGGGCTGACTCTCAACAAGAAACATCTACATGGGACTGCTAGAGGAGTACAAAATAATCCCAGTGCAGTGGGAGCAGgaagaaaaagctaaaaaagaaagacaaaaaacagaagaatgaaaaaaaaattttaaattccattttgtgAAGTCTCTGAAAACTACAGCTAATATTAACACAGACACTAAGCTATTTTGAAGCACTGAAGTTCTAAATCGGCATCAGGAACATTTTGGGCCTGGGGAGAAAAAAGAGCAAGTTTCATGTTTACTATTGTATCCCTATTTCCCTGCTGAGCCCAGCAGCACGTAGTGATTATGTGAGCCAGACTTGAGCGAGAtttgagcgagactccattaaaaaaaaaaaaaaaaaaaaaaaaaaaggctccacCTGTCAACGTGGTCACAATGGCAATGAaatttccgtttttttttttttttttgagactccgtctcactctgtcacccaggctggagtgcagtggcacgatctcggctcactgcaagctccgcctcccgggttcacgccattctctcgcctcagcctctgagtagctgggactataggcacccgccaccacgcccggctagttttttttgtatttttagtagagacagggtttcaccatgttagccaggatggtctcgatctcctgacctcgtgatccacccgcctcagcctcccaaagtgccgggattacaggcttgagccaccccgcccggcctcctttttttttttttttaaatagtcttgctctgtcgcccagactggagtgcagtggtgcaacttcgactcactgcaacctccacctcccaggttcaggtgattctcctgcctctacctcctgagtagctgggattacaggagcccgccatcacacctggctaatttttgtatttttagtagagatagggtttcaccaatgttggtcaggctggtctcgaactcctgacctcatgattcggccacctcggcctcccaaagtgctgggattacaggcatgagccaccacacctggccagcaatGAAATTGCAACGTGAGTTTGGAAGAggacattcaaatcatagcaaaaGCTACAatagtctcaaataaaataatagtaaacacTTGGGGGGAAAGTTCTACAGATTAACtagtatttatttctgtatattttaggTAAACAGAGAACTAGAGAAAGCTGCCTTAGAAGGTAGTGAGTTTTCCTGGAGATATTAAAGAATAGAACAAGTGACAACGTGGCAGCGGTATAAGATGTGACAGAGAAAGTTCAAGCTTAGAAAGGTGGTTGGACTAGTTTTGCCTTGATAttacctgacctttttttttttttttttttttgagacggagtctcgctctgtcgcccaggctagagcgcagtggccagatctcagctcactgcaagctccgcctcccgggttcacgccattctcctgcctcagcctccctagtagctgggactacaggcgccgccacctcgcccggctagtttttttttgtatttttaaagtagagacggggtttcaccgtgttagccaggctggtctcgatctcctgacctcgtgatctgcccgcctcggcctcccaaagtgctgggattacaggcgtgagccaccgcgcccggccacccctTTCAAAAAATTGGTTTTGGTTTGGGGAGGGAGACAGTATATATGCCATAATGCATACTTAATCACGaagagggccgggtgcggtggctcaagcctgtaatcccagcactttgggaggccgagacgggtggatcacgaggtcagcagatcgagaccatcctggctaacacggtgaaactccgtctctactaaaaaatacaaaaaactagccgggcgaggtggtgggcacctgtagtcccagctactcgggaggctgaggcaggagaatggcgtaaacccgggaggtggagcttgcagtgagctgagatccggccactgcactccagcctgggccgcatagggacactccgtctcaaaaaaaaaaaaaaaaaaatcatgatgagGAGAAAGATATTGATGATAATGAATCTTTGTCTTTTGAAGGGAATCTGCTGTCAATTTTGTTCCACTTAAACTTTGGGAGATAAATACATATAACACATATAGAATATTTATTACCTATCCATATGATCATGGTCTCTGactcattaaacatttttctttttctttttttttttggagacagaggctcactctgttacccaggctggagtgcagtggcgtgatctcggctcactgtaacctccacctcccagattcaagcgattctccaacgcctggctaatttttgtatttttagtagagatggggtttcgccatgttgcccaggctggtcttgaactcctgagctcgggtgatccacgtgccttggcctcccaaagtgctgggattacagggttgagccaccgcgtctggcctaaacatttttctttaacttctatTTCTCTATGATACCATCACTTTGGGTGTTCGAGCTTAGCTACTCAAAATGTGACCTGCCAGACAGCAGCACACCATCCCCTGGAAGCCttctagaaatgcagaatctcaagcCCCAGCCCACACCCACTCAATTGGAATCTGCATTCCAAGGACTTCCAGATGATTTGTAAGTACTTTAAAGTTGAAAAGCACTGATATAGACTAAGAAGCCCTCAATGGCATATCTGCCTCAGTCAAGACCATAAAGAACTTTATGCTGGAAAATTTTCAGAGCGGCTTTTGGACCAATTGCTCAGTATAGTCATAGTTAGAGGTTTAAACACTCATAGAACATTTACTTTTAGACATGGTAGCTTCTATTACAATATCCAAAGTGCAATTGTTACAAATTACAGTTGCAAATAGCACCTGATTTAATGTGTTTGATAAGCCTGACATAAGACTAACCCTTCCATTCCATGGCTCCACAGAAGTTCAAAACCTTCCAAGATTTCTGTGAATTCTTCATGTCACTAAATCAGGTGTGTTTGTATATCTCTCATGGTCCTGCCTCTGCTCTCCCTGTTTTTGTGTGTCAAACTCAACTTCTGtccttaatttaataaaatataagtcaCACATCCAAAGACCTTATGTAAGTGCACATGTTACTGAGGGCTTGAGGGAACCAGAGGAGTGATGAGAGTTAGGTAAGCCAGTTAATACTGAATTAGACATCTACCTCCGAAAATCTCTTCCTGAGAAAGGATATACTGACATACCTTAACAGTTTGTTTCACACGCACAAAAAAAGGAAGGTAAATAGTAAATAAACACAAGACTAAAATATCTTagttaatttatgtttttgtttttttaaaaaccttaaccAATTATGAGTGCTGCAATGACTTTCCTCTGTCTAACCAAATGATCCAACTCAAGGTAGCTACTGTCAATAAATAGGATCCTGCAACGACTTGGGGAATCAGTTATCTAATTAGTGAATTTTAACAAAAGCTGGTTCTTGCTGGGCAGACTCAGCATTTCCTTGGCAGTGAAAGGAAACAGCTGTGCTGGTAGATTAGCCTACTGGAAACCAAACGAAACCCAAAAACAAACCCTCCTACCCAAAGTCTCCATTGTGCACACACTGGCCCAGGAGTTCTCAGCTCTGACTGCACAGCAGAAGCACCAGGGAGGCCTTTTAAAGATGCTGACGCTTGGGTCCCATCCCAGAGCAACTAAATCTGAATGACTGGGGGCTGAGGCCAGGCATCAACGTTTTAAGAAAGCTCCCCAtctaaaatcagaagaaaaacttTCCTCTGAAATAGAAATCCTGCTTCAGGTTTTTAATAAAGGATCATGAAGAATTAAGTGAAAAGGCAAGTGTCAAAGCAGTGTGATCTCATTGGGATGGGGAgtagaattctttatatatatatatatttttttttttttttttttttttttttttgagatggagtctcgctctgtcacccaggctggagtgcagtggcacgatctcggctcactgcaacctccacctcccgggttcacgccattctcctgcctcagcctctcaagtagctgggactacaggcgcccgacactgcgcccggctatttttttgtattttttagtagagacggggtttcatcgtgttagccaggatggtctcgatctcctgacctcgtgatccgcccgtctcggcctcccaaagtgctgggattacaggcttgagccaccgcacccagcccctatttttcttttttaggtaaGTTTGATAAGTATTCTTATAGGGAATAAGGTCaagtagaattctttttttttttttttttttgaggcagggtctctctgttgtccaggctagagtgcagtggtgtgtttgTAGCaacctcggactcctgggctcaagcaatcctcccacctcagcctccctaagctgatttcttaataaaaaagaatacagatgGGAAAATGTGGCCAAGAAAGTTTGAACAAGGAAAAACTAAAGATGCAAAGCAGCATGTGCCTTTCCCATTTGGTTGTTTCTAACCCTCTTAAAAAACAATATTCTattttcagggaaatgcaaactgtAGTTTACATTAGTTTTACATCTTCATCAATAGAGCTGGCTGGTATGCAGGTAGGATTTGTGAGACATACATAATGTCAAAGTCCCCACCTTGGCATATTCAAACAGCAAATCTATGACGTTTCTAACTGAAACCAAACAACCATATCCACACAGCAAAAATGCACAGTTCACAGGGATGAGCAAAATAAATACCTATGTTACACTGACAATTTAAAAGCACACTCCTgtattaaaaaggcaggaaaagcaTTGACATTCGTATTTTAATAAAggataataaaagacaaattacaGCCAACTgttaaagcctttttttttctttttaattctatgGTATAACAAAATCAGTTCAGGGGcttttttttctgaacaaatgATCATGACCCCTTGGTCTTTCCTGTGGCACGCTCCTACAACAACCCTCTATGTCTAATCAGTCACCTATCAAGTGGCAAGTCTTTCACATTTGCTGCTTATAATTCCTAAATGGTCCATAttgagtattttcatttttgggtAAGGGAAAAAGCATTTTGGTCCATTAATTCACCCACTCGCTCCTGGAGGACATTAACCAATTCTGCTATTACAAAGACGTGAGTGTCATCAATGTCTTGAATGATGAACTTCTTCCCCAGGGCATTGGACTCATCCAAGTACAGCAGAAACTGCTTCATGGCAGGATCACTGTGAAGACAAACACATGATTGTAAGACCGCTTGTTGTCAAATCACACCACAGGGACTTGAGCAATTAAATTTGAACATGTAGAATttttagaatgatttttaaagttctgttacTCAATCCCTTACTTCCTCTCTGCCTCAAGTGTTAACAATTTATAGACATGGCTTCATTTTAGAACTATTAGTGTAAGTTAAAGAGGCAGAGGCCAACGgcaagatttttaaagaataatttgtcgccgggcgcggtggctcaagcctgtaatcccagcactttgggaggccgaggcgggcggatcacaaggtcaggagatcgagaccacggtgaaaccccgtctctactaaaaatacaaaaaaattagccgggcgcggtggcggacgcctgtagtcccagctactcaggaggctgaggcaggagaatggcgggaacccgggaggcggagcttgcagtgagccgagatcgcaccaccgcactccagcctgggcaacagtgtgagactccgtctcaaaaaaaaaaaaaaaaaaaaaaaaaaaaaaaaaagaataatttgtcactaagtgaaaaaaatgaaagaatattcaaAGCTTTGTAGTTAGTAGGGCCTAGAATCACAGCTTtcttaactgatttaaaaaatgaatttcttccTTGTCTATACCCATTACATCTAAGGAAACAGCAGGTGTTCAATGTCTTACCAGTGACAAATTAACTTACAAAACCAGTTAAACAGTCACTTTGATCAGGCAGGGTGTATAGCAAGAGTCATACCTGGATTCAACCCCAGCTTCATCACTTATTTGTGTGACCTTGAATAGAATACGTACTTATCTCCCAGAGCCTCTGTTTCCAAATACAAAAGTAAGGCTACCTAACAGAATTGTTTACGgaaattaaaggagataatgtCTAGGACAGTGCTTGGCTTGCAATAGGTACTCAAGGGAAGAGATccaaattcaattttattaacTTGTGGTTTTTGCTTTGGAAAGAATAGGATTTACAGCAAAATGTCTCTTTCATAAAAACCCTGAATTATGACAAAGGACACTCTTTAGATCTAATACACAATGTgtttagcaaaaaataaatataaaaatgtcaagCTGCACCACAGATTTTTGCAATTCTTGAGAAAACAATCTCACATAATCTTTTGGTGTCTTAAGAACTGTCAATATCAATTGTAAAGGTAACAATTTAATACAAAAGATGTCACTATAATTtactgaaaacaagaaaaataaggttTAAGTACAAGCACAGGTATTAACTGATGCTAACACAGGAATTACTTCTATTCATAGATGAGTATGAGCCTCAGAACTGATTTGGGGGACTTTGGCTTTTACCAAGTGACATGATTTAACTTACAAACTGACTTAAAGTTTAATTGTAAGGATCATATTGGCTGCTGGGTTGAGAAAAGACTGGGAGTGGCAGAGGCAAGGATGGAAGCAGGGGACCCATGAGGTGacatccaggcaagagatgatgatTTTGATGTAGGTGGTAATAGTGGAGGTGATGAGTGGTTGAATTCTAGATATATACTGACATAAAACCAACATAATTTGCTAATACTGGACATGAGCTTTGAGAAAGAGGGACAAGGAAACTCCAAGATTTTTGGTCTGAGCAAATGGAAGACTGGAGATTTTTACTGAGATAAAGAGGAATGTGTAAGAAGAGGTTTGCAGGTAAGATCAAGTTTGGTTTTAGGgagggcatagtggcttatgctgtaatcccagcactttgagaggcctaggctggaggatggcttgaggtcaggagttagagactagcctggacagcaCAGTGAGATATCctgactgtatttaaaaaaaaaaaaaaaaaaaaaaggtttagtttTTGATGTTATATTTTGAGATGCCTACTGGCCCCTGAGTGAAGAAGTTGAGTAAGAAGTGACCACTGAGGTAGAAAGAAAACCCAAAGAGTC belongs to Macaca thibetana thibetana isolate TM-01 chromosome 4, ASM2454274v1, whole genome shotgun sequence and includes:
- the GTF2H5 gene encoding general transcription factor IIH subunit 5, yielding MVNVLKGVLIECDPAMKQFLLYLDESNALGKKFIIQDIDDTHVFVIAELVNVLQERVGELMDQNAFSLTQK